In Candidatus Rokuibacteriota bacterium, the genomic window ATTACGATTGGTATCGGCCATTGGGGTTCCCTCTCCTTGGTTAGATCTCGGTGGCGCAGGACGTGGGGTCCAGGCCAGCCGCCAAATCTACTGCTCGCCACCGCGCAAAAGTGTGATGCAAATGAAGGTGTCAAAAAATCGGGAAGGCATCATTATGCGAACCGTGGCGCGGACAAAGCAAGTTGGAATCAAGCCCTGATGCGCGCTGTCACCAATCATGGGAAGCTAGCCGGAATGGACCAAAGGTCGCAACAACAGGTCGCCGCATGGCTTTTGTTGTGCTGCACCATGCTTTTCACATTGGTCGTGGTGGGCGGCATAACGCGCCTCACGCATTCCGGCCTGTCGATCGTCGAATGGCAGCCGCTCGTCGGCACGCTGCCGCCGCTCTCGGAGCAGGCGTGGCAAGAGACTTTTCAGAAATACCAGCAGACCCCCGAATACCAGAAGGTCAACCTCGGCATGAGCCTCGAGGAGTTCAAAGGCATCTTCTGGTGGGAATACGGGCATCGTCTGCTGGGGCGCACCATCGGACTCATCTACCTGGTGCCGTTTCTGTATTTCCTGCTGAGAAGAAAACTCGACCGCACGGGCGTCTGGCAGCTCGGTGCAATGTTCCTGCTCGCCGGGCTGCAGGGCGCGCTCGGATGGTACATGGTGAAAAGCGGCCTCGTCGACAATCCGCGCGTGAGCCAATACCGGCTCACGGCGCATCTCGGACTCGCAATCGCGATCTACGCCGCGATGTTGTGGGTGGCGCTGGGATTGCTCACGCGGCGCGGCGCGCCGCCGCGCGGCACTGCGCGCCGCCAGTGGCGGTTCTCGCTCGTGCTGACCGCCATCATCTTCGTGATGTCCCTGTCGGGAGGGCTCGTGGCGGGCATCCGTGCCGGGCTTGCCTACAACACGTTCCCGCTGATGAATGGTTACTGGATCCCGCCGCAACTTCTGCTGCTCGAGCCGTGGTACTCCAACCTCTTTGACAACGCGGCAACCGTGCAATTCGGCCACCGGCTGCTCGCCTGGCTGCTGGCCGCGCTGGTGCCGTGGTTCTGGTGGCGCTCGCGGCACGTGACCCTGACACCGTGGGCGCGGCTGTGGTGCGATGCATTGCCGGCGGTGCTGATATTGCAACTTACCCTAGGCATCGTGACGCTGCTGCTCGCGGTGCCGGTGGCGCTCGGCGCCGCGCATCAGGCCGGTGCGCTGCTACTGCTGACAACCGCGCTGGTCGTCAATCACGAGTTGCAGACGACTACCGCCTCGAGCGGGCAGGCGCAACCGGCAGCCGCCAAGGCGCGTGACGAACTGACCGTGCAGCCGTAAGGGCGGCGCAGCGGCTGACGCACGATCTGCCCATGCCGCGCAAGGCCATCAACGTCCGGGATCTCGTGTCCAACCTGCCCATCGTAATCTTCGGCCAGGTCAAGCTCGCGCTGCAGGCGCCTGGAGGCGGTGAGAAAGTCGTCGAGTTGATCGGACCCGGCATGAGTGTCGGCGAGCCCGTCATGTTTCTCGACAAGCCGTACATGGTGAGCGGAACGACGCTTGCCGACTCGCTGCTGCTGCACGTCGCACGCGACGTCGTCTACGCCGAGATCGAGCGCGATCCCGGATTCGCGCGCCGCATCATCGCTGGACTGAGCCGCCGCCTGCACCACCTGATCGGCTACCTGCTGCGTGACGAATCCGCGGTCAACACCGTCAACTCGCTGGGGGTGACATTGCCCGCCAGGAAAGGCGTGATCGCGGGGCATCTCAATCTGACTCACGAGCATTTCTCGCGCATCCTGCACGAACTGATCGAGGCCGGACTGATCGGGGTCGATGGTCCGCGGGTGACGATCCCCGACATCGCCCGGCTGCGCAGCTACGGCACCTGACGGACGGGGATGGCAGGACCCGGTGTTTGATCTCGACCAGATCGCCATGGTCGCCACAAATGCATATAAGTAGTGCCGTGAGAAGGCATGTCCCGAGGGAGGACCCTAGGGCGAGGCGGGCCATGATTGAGAACGGGTTTTATGTTACCTACGCTCCGCGCACGACCTGCGGCGCCTGGGCATCGACGTGACGCGTGGGGCTCATTTCATGGCGCTCGACGGTCGACGGCTTGCTCCACGACCTCCCGCCGAGCAGCTCCGACTGTTCGTACAGGGAGGCACCTTCCCGCCGTCGTGTGGAAGACCGCGGTACCCCCGAGCGCGTACCGTTAATACAGTGCCGTCAAGAGCCGCGCGCCGCTCGCGTCCTGTTGGCCACGCACCCAGAGGGGGGTGCCGCTGCCGCGCTCATGACCTTTGCCGACGGCGCGCCATGAAGCCAAGCGTGCCGAGACCCGCGAAGACCAATGCCCAGGTGGGCGGCTCAGGGACCGGCCGGTAGCTGATCTGATCCTGATGCTCCGGGCTGCGATAGGTGGTGAATCCGCCGAGGTCCGTCGAGAAGCTGCCCAGTCCGCCAAGCCAGGTGTCCGCAAGCAAGACCACACCCGCCGGGGTGGTCGGGCTCTTCGCGTGGGTCACACCCCTGTTGGCCAGATCGCCGCCGTCCACGTTCAAGGTGGAACCCGTCTCGAACACTATCTCCCACAAGGCGAGCTGGAAGGCCGCGCTGTTCGTGGAGCTCGTCAGCGAGGTCGTGTAGAAGCCGTGAAACAACTGCGCGATCTCGCCCTTGCGCGCGGCCGTGATCTGCGCGTCCGCGGCGAGTGACGTCGTCGTGTAGTCCGAGTACAGCGTGCCGAAGCTGATGGTCTGAAAGAGATCGATGCAATAGGCAAGGACCCCGGCGGGCGGGTTCAGGTT contains:
- a CDS encoding Crp/Fnr family transcriptional regulator translates to MPRKAINVRDLVSNLPIVIFGQVKLALQAPGGGEKVVELIGPGMSVGEPVMFLDKPYMVSGTTLADSLLLHVARDVVYAEIERDPGFARRIIAGLSRRLHHLIGYLLRDESAVNTVNSLGVTLPARKGVIAGHLNLTHEHFSRILHELIEAGLIGVDGPRVTIPDIARLRSYGT
- a CDS encoding PEP-CTERM sorting domain-containing protein (PEP-CTERM proteins occur, often in large numbers, in the proteomes of bacteria that also encode an exosortase, a predicted intramembrane cysteine proteinase. The presence of a PEP-CTERM domain at a protein's C-terminus predicts cleavage within the sorting domain, followed by covalent anchoring to some some component of the (usually Gram-negative) cell surface. Many PEP-CTERM proteins exhibit an unusual sequence composition that includes large numbers of potential glycosylation sites. Expression of one such protein has been shown restore the ability of a bacterium to form floc, a type of biofilm.), with translation MTDTAILSHLDKERGFMRSFQCGILALCLLSAPLTFAPAARADVLKVTGFAVGSQTVRLVSPSPFVSRDVNAGAFNLNPPAGVLAYCIDLFQTISFGTLYSDYTTTSLAADAQITAARKGEIAQLFHGFYTTSLTSSTNSAAFQLALWEIVFETGSTLNVDGGDLANRGVTHAKSPTTPAGVVLLADTWLGGLGSFSTDLGGFTTYRSPEHQDQISYRPVPEPPTWALVFAGLGTLGFMARRRQRS
- a CDS encoding COX15/CtaA family protein, with the translated sequence MDQRSQQQVAAWLLLCCTMLFTLVVVGGITRLTHSGLSIVEWQPLVGTLPPLSEQAWQETFQKYQQTPEYQKVNLGMSLEEFKGIFWWEYGHRLLGRTIGLIYLVPFLYFLLRRKLDRTGVWQLGAMFLLAGLQGALGWYMVKSGLVDNPRVSQYRLTAHLGLAIAIYAAMLWVALGLLTRRGAPPRGTARRQWRFSLVLTAIIFVMSLSGGLVAGIRAGLAYNTFPLMNGYWIPPQLLLLEPWYSNLFDNAATVQFGHRLLAWLLAALVPWFWWRSRHVTLTPWARLWCDALPAVLILQLTLGIVTLLLAVPVALGAAHQAGALLLLTTALVVNHELQTTTASSGQAQPAAAKARDELTVQP